From a single Nicotiana tomentosiformis chromosome 2, ASM39032v3, whole genome shotgun sequence genomic region:
- the LOC104086363 gene encoding ALA-interacting subunit 5-like, with the protein MGEGTSSSSKKSRKPDYSRFTQQELPACKPILTPQWVVTAFIFLGIVFIPIGLASLSASEKVVEIIDRYDEDCIPTNYSKPELAYHDRVTHIQNNKSNKTCIRNLIVPKKMKHPIYVYYQLDNFYQNHRRYVKSRNDEQLRDPKYKDDLKKTCAPEDMNGNEPVIPCGLIAWSLFNDTYGFSIKGIPLPINRKNISWPSDRKHKFGSNVYPKNFQKGGLIGGGKLNESIPLSEQEDLQIWMRTAALPLFRKLYGKVEYDLEANEKISVVIQNHYNTYTFGGKKSLVLSTTTWIGGRNNFLGIAYLAVGGICLFVAITFILMYVIKPRPFGDPAYLSWNLNPTGN; encoded by the exons ATGGGCGAAGGAACCTCATCTTCTTCAAAGAAATCCAGGAAACCTGATT ATTCAAGGTTTACTCAGCAAGAGCTTCCTGCTTGCAAGCCAATTTTAACTCCACAATGG GTTGTCACAGCATTTATCTTCCTTGGCATCGTCTTCATTCCTATAGGACTTGCCTCATTGTCTGCATCAGAAAAA GTGGTAGAAATTATAGACCGTTATGATGAGGATTGCATCCCTACAAATTATTCAAAACCAGAACTTGCATATCATGATAGGGTTACACATATCCAAAATAATAAGTCAAATAAGACTTGCATCAGAAACTTGATA GTTCCTAAGAAAATGAAGCATCCTATCTATGTTTATTACCAGCTTGATAACTTTTATCAGAATCATCGCAG ATATGTAAAAAGCAGAAATGACGAGCAGTTGCGGGACCCAAAGTATAAGGATGATTTGAAAAAGACTTGTGCTCCTGAAGACATGAATGGAAATGAGCCTGTGATCCCTTGTGGACTTATTGCTTGGAGTTTGTTCAATGATACATATGGTTTTTCAATTAAGGGCATACCTTTACCAATCAATAGGAAGAACATTTCATGGCCAAGTGATAGAAAACATAAATTTGGGTCAAATGTTTACCCTAAGAATTTCCAGAAAGGAGGTTTAATTGGGGGTGGAAAACTTAATGAGAGCATACCT TTGAGTGAACAAGAGGATCTTCAAATTTGGATGCGAACTGCAGCATTGCCATTATTCAGAAAGTTATACGGGAAGGTGGAGTATGATCTTGAAGCTAATGAGAAGATTAGTGTGGTAATACAAAACCATTATAACACATATACTTTTGGGGGTAAAAAGTCATTGGTCCTTTCAACCACAACATGGATTGGTGGAAGGAATAATTTCCTAGGCATTGCATATCTGGCGGTTGGTGGAATTTGCTTATTCGTGGCAATAACTTTCATACTTATGTATGTCATTAAACCAAG GCCTTTCGGTGATCCAGCTTATCTGTCATGGAACTTGAATCCTACCGGGAACTGA